A genomic segment from Deinococcus detaillensis encodes:
- the thrB gene encoding homoserine kinase: protein MPGLLPAVFPAAFEVRSPASSANLGPGFDSLGLSVPLYTTLRVTPQARTEIVPLGPDLEGTPADESNYVYRAMLLTAKRAGMTLPPARVEIETEVPLARGLGSSAAALVAGIVAANELLGRPLDDGALLDVAAREEGHADNVAPALYGGIVVATLDKLGTHHIRLDPPAHLGVTVLIPDFELSTAKARAVLPNEYSRADAVHALSHSALLAAALATGRLDLLQHAMQDYIHQIWRAPLVPGLSDILEEAHKHGALGAALSGAGPTVLCFHDTRHETHPLHAFLSSVMKRNGLEGRILDLPIDTQGTLIRTL from the coding sequence ATGCCCGGTTTATTGCCTGCTGTGTTTCCCGCCGCCTTTGAAGTGCGCTCTCCGGCCAGCAGCGCCAATCTCGGCCCCGGCTTTGACAGCTTGGGACTGAGCGTGCCGCTGTATACCACCTTGCGCGTGACGCCGCAGGCCCGCACCGAAATCGTGCCGCTCGGCCCCGATTTGGAAGGTACGCCCGCCGACGAGAGCAACTATGTGTACAGGGCCATGCTGCTGACGGCCAAGCGGGCAGGGATGACGCTGCCGCCGGCGCGGGTAGAAATTGAAACCGAAGTGCCGTTGGCACGCGGCTTGGGCTCCAGCGCGGCGGCCCTGGTGGCGGGGATCGTGGCGGCCAACGAATTGCTGGGAAGGCCCCTAGATGACGGCGCTCTGCTGGACGTGGCGGCCCGCGAGGAAGGCCACGCCGACAACGTGGCTCCGGCGCTCTACGGCGGGATCGTGGTGGCCACGCTGGACAAGCTCGGCACCCACCACATCCGGCTCGACCCGCCCGCCCACCTCGGCGTGACGGTGCTGATTCCTGACTTTGAACTTAGCACCGCCAAGGCCCGCGCCGTGCTGCCCAACGAGTATTCGAGGGCCGACGCGGTACACGCCCTCTCGCACTCGGCGCTGTTAGCAGCGGCGCTGGCGACCGGGAGGCTGGATTTGCTGCAACACGCCATGCAGGATTACATCCACCAGATTTGGCGAGCGCCCCTGGTGCCGGGCCTCAGCGACATTTTAGAAGAGGCACACAAGCACGGCGCACTCGGCGCGGCCCTGTCCGGCGCGGGGCCGACGGTGCTGTGCTTTCACGACACGCGCCACGAAACCCACCCGCTCCACGCCTTCTTGAGCAGCGTGATGAAGCGCAACGGATTAGAGGGGCGAATTCTGGATTTGCCGATTGACACGCAAGGAACGCTGATCAGAACGCTCTGA
- the thrC gene encoding threonine synthase codes for MPGIIDAYRSFLPVTDKTPALSLHEGGTPLIHSPKLSRELGIELHFKFEGLNPTGSFKDRGMVMAVAKAAEDGATSVICASTGNTSAAAAAYAARMDMKCYVLIPDGRISLGKLAQAVMYGAKIIAIDGNFDKALDLVREIAVSEGIALVNSVNPYRLEGQKTAAFEVVDTLGKAPDILCLPVGNAGNISAYWKGFREYRSHGKIDTLPRMWGIQAAGAAPLARGLARVDEPETLATAIRIGAPASAILARQAVNESAGLFDMVTDDEILEAYRKIARDGVFCEPASAAPIAGLMKLHAAGKLPAGAQVVAVLTGNGLKDPNIALQAVNVEPVQARADLDSVLSALR; via the coding sequence ATGCCCGGAATTATTGATGCTTACCGCAGTTTTTTACCTGTAACTGACAAAACCCCCGCCCTGAGCTTGCACGAAGGCGGTACACCGCTGATCCACTCCCCCAAGCTCAGCCGCGAGCTGGGCATTGAGCTGCACTTCAAATTTGAGGGCCTCAATCCGACCGGCTCTTTCAAAGACCGGGGCATGGTGATGGCCGTCGCCAAAGCGGCCGAAGACGGCGCGACCAGTGTGATTTGCGCTTCCACTGGCAACACCTCCGCCGCCGCCGCCGCCTACGCCGCCCGCATGGACATGAAGTGCTACGTGCTGATTCCTGACGGGCGCATTTCGCTGGGTAAGCTGGCGCAGGCGGTGATGTACGGCGCGAAGATCATCGCCATCGACGGCAACTTCGACAAAGCGCTGGATTTGGTGCGCGAGATTGCGGTGAGCGAGGGCATAGCGCTGGTCAACAGCGTCAACCCTTACCGCTTAGAAGGCCAGAAGACGGCCGCCTTTGAAGTGGTGGACACCCTCGGCAAAGCGCCGGATATCTTGTGCTTGCCAGTCGGCAACGCGGGCAACATCAGCGCTTACTGGAAGGGCTTCCGGGAGTACCGCTCACACGGCAAGATAGACACGCTGCCGAGGATGTGGGGCATTCAGGCGGCGGGGGCCGCTCCGCTGGCACGCGGCCTGGCACGGGTAGACGAACCCGAAACGCTGGCCACCGCCATCCGCATCGGTGCGCCCGCCAGCGCCATCCTTGCCCGGCAAGCCGTCAACGAAAGTGCGGGCCTGTTCGACATGGTGACGGACGATGAGATTTTGGAGGCTTACCGCAAAATCGCGCGGGACGGCGTGTTTTGTGAACCGGCCAGCGCCGCGCCGATTGCTGGTCTCATGAAACTGCACGCGGCGGGCAAACTCCCAGCCGGAGCGCAAGTGGTGGCGGTGCTGACCGGCAACGGCCTCAAAGACCCCAACATCGCCCTGCAAGCCGTGAATGTGGAGCCGGTGCAGGCCAGGGCCGACTTGGACTCGGTGCTTTCGGCGCTGCGCTAA
- a CDS encoding GlsB/YeaQ/YmgE family stress response membrane protein, with the protein MGWIVTIIVGAICGWLASMIMNTNAQQGAVANILIGIVGALLAQWIFAGLLNIGGANAAGGGFNFLSILWGVLGSVILIAILKAVKVLK; encoded by the coding sequence ATCGGATGGATTGTGACTATTATAGTCGGTGCGATATGCGGATGGTTGGCAAGCATGATTATGAACACCAATGCTCAGCAGGGCGCAGTGGCTAATATTTTGATCGGCATCGTCGGTGCGTTGTTGGCTCAGTGGATCTTTGCCGGTCTGCTCAATATCGGCGGCGCAAACGCAGCGGGCGGCGGCTTTAACTTCTTGAGCATTCTTTGGGGTGTACTCGGTTCGGTCATCTTGATCGCCATCCTCAAAGCCGTCAAAGTTCTGAAGTAA